The sequence GGGGCTGTCGCGATCGCGGGAATAGCGACCAGCAGGGGAATAAAGAAAATTGACAGTAAAAATAAAGTGCCCGTGACAACTGCCGTCAAGCCACTGCGTCCTCCTTCGGCTACCCCAGAAGCGGATTCAATATAACTGGTGACGGTTGATGTGCCAAAAATTGCGCCAGTAACGGTGCCCACCGCATCAGCAAGCAAGGCTCGATTCACTCCTGGAAATTCACCATTTTCTTGGATGTATCCCGTTCGCATTCCTAAGCCCGTTACTGTCCCCACGGTATCGAAAAAGTCCACAAATAAAAAGACAAATAACACCGTTAGGAGTTCACCTGTAGCAGCAGGAGAAATCTGAGTTAACCCAACCCAGGCTTGTCCAAATAAATGAGAGGGAAGGCTGGGAAAACCAATAATAGCCCTCGGCCAGGGGGCGATTCCTGCGATCCAAGCAAGCATTGCTGTCCCTAAAATGCCCCACAACAGTCCCCCTTTGATGCGTCTGGCAGTTAAAGCTGCGGTCAAAAAGAGTCCGATGATCGCAATTCCTGTTTTCGGTGAGGCAAGATTGCCTAAGGTAGTGAGGGTGGTGTCGGAGTTGGCGATGATGCCACTACTTTGGAGGGCAATATAAGCAATAAATCCACCAATTCCTGCGGTGGTGGCTGCTTTGAGACATTGTGGAATCGCTGCAACCACCAATCTCCGAATATTCGTGATTGTGAGAAGAACAAACACCATGCCTTCCATCAACACTGCTGCCAGTGCGGTTTGCCAAGAAATCCCTTCTCCTAAAACCACGGAAAAGGCAAAATAAGCGTTTAATCCCATTCCAGGGGCTAAAGCAAAGGGAAAGCGGGCATAAATGCCCATGACAAAGGTCGCGATCGCGGCAGAAATCGCAGTGGCAATGGCGAGTTCATTAAATAAATCGCCAGATTCTTCTAAAAAAATGGCATTGGATAAAATTCCAGGATTGGCAGCGAGAATATATGCCATTGTCATAAAGGTCGTGAAGCCAGCAACCAGTTCAGTTTTGAAGTTGGTTTGTAACTGTTGAAATTGAAAATACCGCTCCATCCCAGAGGGTTGTTCTTCTTCAGTCATGCTTAGAAGCCTTTTGCGGGATTACTTGCTCTTTATACCAATTTAAAAAGTAGATGTTACCCTTCGTAGTAGTAGTAGGGTGGCCAAGGCAAACCCTACCGTCAATGAGCGAGTTGATTAGTGTAACTTGATTTTTCCAAAATGGTCTTAATTTACATCAAGTGCATTGATTTCCTTCTCCTCAGACTTTTTTTAAACGCCTCATCTTGCGTTGATTTAGTCGCTTGATGGACAAAGTGAGTCGGTGGATGTTCATAATTGATTAACCTGTCGAACGGTCAAAGAACGAAGAACAAAAAACCAAAATTTAGAATGTACCTCATAAGGGTGAAAACTGCTATATAAATATTATTGCTTTTTATAACTTGAATCGGGAACTTAAGGACAGAGATCTACTTCTATGAGTCAAACCGAATTATATCATAGAGGCATGATAAAGCAAATACCAGAATTGACAATTGATTTGCGAGATGTGCAAGTTTTTGCCTTAAGTTGGTTTCTGGGCTTAGGCGTAATGAGTCATCGCTTTGAGACTTTGAATGCAGAAACGATGGTCGTCGCAATTATTGGGGCTTTAAGTCTCCAATATCTAGCGTTTTTTTTCCTTAAGAAAAAAGAAACCGTAGAACTGATTTCTCGCAGTGCTTTAATTACAGGATTGGGATTATGTTTACTCTTACGCACCCATTCTTTAGCCATTATGGGACTGGCGGTTGGCTGTGCTATTCTCAGTAAATTCCTGATTAAATATCGAGGAAAACATCTCTTTAATCCAGCAAACTTTGGCATTATTGCTGTTTTATGTTTGACGGATCAAGCATGGATTTCGCCAGGGCAATGGGGTGAGTCTTTTTCCTTAGCTTTACTATTTGTTGGCATGGGTGGTCTCATTTTAAGCTGGTTGGGGCGTTGGGAAACAACGGCTGTTTTTCTGTTAGTTTATAGTGTTGGAATTTTAGCTCGTAATACATTCCTCGGGTTGGAAACGGATATTTTTTGGCATGAATTGAATAGTGGCAGTTTATTATTATTTGCCTTTTTTATGCTCAGTGATCCGCGTTCGATTCCTGATGCTAAATGGGGAAGAATGATTTGGGCAAGCGCGATCGCGCTGTTAACTTTATTCCTAAAATATCAATTGTTCCTAGCAACTGCCCCTTTCTTTGCCCTATTTATCTGCTCTTTTTTAACACCAGTATTCGATTATTTTTGGCAAGGCAAACGGTTTCATTGGAATGGGAAAAGTTATCAATTGGGAGGAAATGAAAATGAAACAGTCCAGATTTAAAATAGGTTTGATTGCCGTTAGCGCGATCGCTGCTTTTTTTATAAAAACTGCTGCAGCGTTTGCGTTTTGTGGGTTTTATGTTGCTCAAGCTGATGGCGACTTATATAACCAAGCCTCACAAGTGATTATTACCCGTGATGGTAAGCGAACCGTTTTAACAATGGCGAATGACTATCAAGGAGAAATGGAAGATTTTGCGCTTGTGGTTCCAGTTCCTGTCATTTTAAAAGAAGAACAAGTGCAAGTTCAAGACTCAGAAATTATTGAACGCATTGATAGTTTTAGTGCCCCTCGTTTAGTGGAATATTTTGATGATAATCCCTGTCGCCGTCCCGTGCAACCTTTTATGTTAGAAAATCAGCGATTAAATGCACCGACAGCAGCAGGAGGATCGCCATCGGCGGATTCTCTGGGCGTAACTGTGGAAGAAAAATTTGATGTGGGAGAATATTCCATTGTTATTCTCAGTGCGGAAGAATCCAATGGTTTAGAAACTTGGTTGCAAACCAACAACTATAATATCCCTGATGGGGCGAGTCAACTGTTACAGCCTTATATTCGCCAAAACTTAAAATTTTTTGTTGCCAAAGTCAATTTAGAAAACTATAATCCTGAAGCATTTTCCAGTTTGCGTCCGTTACAAATGGCGTTTGAATCCTCTCGATTTATGTTACCGATTCGTTTAGGAACATTAAATGCACAGGGGAATCAAGACTTACTAGTTTACCTCCTTTCTCCCAAAGGTCAAACGGAAGTAACCAATTATCGCACTGTCAAAATTCCCTCCAATATGGATCTTCCTGTCTATATCAAAGAAGATGGAAAATTCCCTGAGTTTTACCAAGCCATGTTTGAAAAAAGTTGGGACGAGAACAATGGAAAAACAGTCTTTTTAGAATATGCTTGGGATATGGGAAGTTGCGATCCCTGTTCCGCCCAACCTCTCAATCGAGAGGAATTAAAAAAAGCGGGTGTGTTTTGGGAGGACAATTCGGTTTTTATTACTCGGCTTCATCTGCGTTACAATCGCGATTTATATCCCCAAGATTTGCGGTTTCAAGAAACGCCCAATCGTCAATTTTTCCAAGGACGTTATGTGATTCGTCATCCTTATGACGGAGAAGCAGATTGTCCAGAAGCCAGACAATATTATCAACAAGTGCGCGATCGGCAAGAACAAAACGCGCAAAGGCTTTCTAGTTTAACGGGTTGGAGTTTGGAGCAAATTACCCGTAATATGGATTTTGTTGAGATTCAAGGGAATGATTCAGAGCCGTGGTGGCGACGCATTTTTAACTGACGTGAGCGAGAATTCCCCCACCTCACGAATTAGGTGGGGGTGAAGCGCGAACTTTACAACGAAGCCCGACTTTGTTCTATAATAAAATTGGTTGCGACCCACCCGAATGTATGGACGATCAGACAGCCTAACTTCAAAGCAAAGCGTTAGCTTTTTCCGCGCAGAAACATCATCAGATCGGGGAAAGAAGTATGACCTCTGGGTTTCAGGTTACGCCCTGATGTAAGGAAGTACCAAGTGATACTTGTCGGATCAAGATTACTCCTTGGGAAGCAGGGAGGGGGCTTTTAACAGAAAGTTAAAAGTTAACCATTTCTTAACTTAGTTGGTCAAATTAAATACTATAATCGTGGGGTGGCTAAGTTTAACTGATCGATAACCAAGACAGTTAAAGAATAAGTCATTTTTAGCGGTGAGTTACATCGTGTTAGCCTGTGGACTAGATAACGCCGACGTTGCTAGGAAAGATCCAATGGAAAGGAAGCAGGAAGTGGACATCAGACTCGATCAGGCTTTTAGAAGCTATGGTCAAGTTTGAGTAAGTTCCTCATAACGGAGGCTGTCTTCCTCTCATCCTTTTTAGCCCCCCTTAAAATAAGGGGGGGAATTTTGAGGTCGGTTTTTTCGACTCGCCTTGGGGAGTTCCCGATCGCGCAGAACGATTACACTGAAATAAGAG comes from Halothece sp. PCC 7418 and encodes:
- a CDS encoding RnfABCDGE type electron transport complex subunit D, whose product is MIKQIPELTIDLRDVQVFALSWFLGLGVMSHRFETLNAETMVVAIIGALSLQYLAFFFLKKKETVELISRSALITGLGLCLLLRTHSLAIMGLAVGCAILSKFLIKYRGKHLFNPANFGIIAVLCLTDQAWISPGQWGESFSLALLFVGMGGLILSWLGRWETTAVFLLVYSVGILARNTFLGLETDIFWHELNSGSLLLFAFFMLSDPRSIPDAKWGRMIWASAIALLTLFLKYQLFLATAPFFALFICSFLTPVFDYFWQGKRFHWNGKSYQLGGNENETVQI
- a CDS encoding DUF2330 domain-containing protein, which encodes MKQSRFKIGLIAVSAIAAFFIKTAAAFAFCGFYVAQADGDLYNQASQVIITRDGKRTVLTMANDYQGEMEDFALVVPVPVILKEEQVQVQDSEIIERIDSFSAPRLVEYFDDNPCRRPVQPFMLENQRLNAPTAAGGSPSADSLGVTVEEKFDVGEYSIVILSAEESNGLETWLQTNNYNIPDGASQLLQPYIRQNLKFFVAKVNLENYNPEAFSSLRPLQMAFESSRFMLPIRLGTLNAQGNQDLLVYLLSPKGQTEVTNYRTVKIPSNMDLPVYIKEDGKFPEFYQAMFEKSWDENNGKTVFLEYAWDMGSCDPCSAQPLNREELKKAGVFWEDNSVFITRLHLRYNRDLYPQDLRFQETPNRQFFQGRYVIRHPYDGEADCPEARQYYQQVRDRQEQNAQRLSSLTGWSLEQITRNMDFVEIQGNDSEPWWRRIFN
- a CDS encoding NCS2 family permease, with product MTEEEQPSGMERYFQFQQLQTNFKTELVAGFTTFMTMAYILAANPGILSNAIFLEESGDLFNELAIATAISAAIATFVMGIYARFPFALAPGMGLNAYFAFSVVLGEGISWQTALAAVLMEGMVFVLLTITNIRRLVVAAIPQCLKAATTAGIGGFIAYIALQSSGIIANSDTTLTTLGNLASPKTGIAIIGLFLTAALTARRIKGGLLWGILGTAMLAWIAGIAPWPRAIIGFPSLPSHLFGQAWVGLTQISPAATGELLTVLFVFLFVDFFDTVGTVTGLGMRTGYIQENGEFPGVNRALLADAVGTVTGAIFGTSTVTSYIESASGVAEGGRSGLTAVVTGTLFLLSIFFIPLLVAIPAIATAPTLIIVGVLMVGSIRDIEWDDPAEAIPSFLTMIMMPLSYSIADGLAAGLISFPLIKLFQGKAQDIPFAIWIIAVAFLVKFILETS